The following proteins are co-located in the Engraulis encrasicolus isolate BLACKSEA-1 chromosome 2, IST_EnEncr_1.0, whole genome shotgun sequence genome:
- the si:ch1073-357b18.4 gene encoding uncharacterized protein si:ch1073-357b18.4 isoform X2: MDPKPKPEPHAGHCVVAMSGAYHPEGTDYREDHGANATPILLWGPHHDSMPAMVTPASVTVRIPTGGEAGSSSSEFSHEVIMLLIEAMSARWELYGHRERSRLFQSVQQELESHGYPLPVEKIRRKWNNLIVTYKRVKERCRGRGTDRTSWEYYEAMDTVLGKAAMGHGGHGSSASATLLGLATQNSGGLCDDLPPPSPGPSSGMYHSNLIGTASQVGPHGHPQHRATPPMSMSPAPFSPVPLVNAAGMYECEEPMAVAPQRPKVNSAPSTRRKIRGGGGGGGGRGAVAPYDRSNDGYGGGASQQQRHLLEEQRLCRQEARERRREKTANRVAESVGRMATALELICSKQDTIIALLQRMADKH, translated from the exons ATGGACCCCAAGCCGAAACCGGAGCCGCATGCGGGCCACTGTGTGGTGGCGATGTCGGGCGCATACCACCCAGAAGGTACGGATTACCGCGAGGACCATGGTGCCAATGCAACCCCGATACTGCTGT GGGGCCCTCATCATGACTCCATGCCCGCTATGGTGACGCCGGCGTCGGTGACGGTTCGTATCCCCACTGGCGGAGAAGCAGGCTCCAGCTCCTCCGAGTTCTCAcacgag GTGATAATGCTGCTGATCGAGGCCATGTCTGCGCGGTGGGAGCTGTACGGCCATCGTGAGCGCTCCCGTCTCTTCCAGAGCGTTCAGCAGGAGCTGGAGTCGCACGGCTACCCGCTGCCCGTCGAGAAGATCCGACGCAAGTGGAACAACCTCATCGTCACCTACAAGCGCGTCAAGGAGCGATGCCGGGGCCGCGGGACCGACCGCACCTCCTGGGAGTACTATGAG GCGATGGACACTGTGCTGGGCAAGGCTGCGATGGGTCACGGTGGCCACGGTAGCTCTGCCTCCGCTACTCTTCTGGGATTGGCTACTCAGAACTCCGGCGGCCTCTGCGACGACCTGCCGCCCCCCagccctggcccctcctccggcATGTATCATAGCAACCTCATCGGCACGGCGTCGCAGGTGGGCCCCCACGGCCACCCGCAGCACAGGGCCACGCCCCCCATGTCCATGAGCCCCGCCCCTTTCTCGCCGGTGCCGCTCGTG aatgccgCTGGCATGTACGAGTGTGAGGAGCCCATGGCCGTGGCCCCCCAGCGGCCCAAGGTGAACTCCGCCCCCTCCACCCGCCGAAAgatccgaggaggaggaggaggaggaggggggaggggcgcGGTGGCCCCGTACGACCGCAGTAACGACGGCTACGGGGGCGGGGCTTCGCAGCAGCAGCGACACCTGCTGGAGGAACAGCGTCTGTGCAGGCAGGAGGCGCGCGAGAGGCGCAGGGAGAAGACGGCCAATCGCGTCGCAGAGTCCGTGGGGCGCATGGCAACCGCCCTGGAACTCATCTGCTCCAAGCAAGACACCATCATCGCACTATTGCAGAGAATGGCGGAcaaacactag
- the si:ch1073-357b18.4 gene encoding uncharacterized protein si:ch1073-357b18.4 isoform X1: protein MDPKPKPEPHAGHCVVAMSGAYHPEGTDYREDHGANATPILLSMSGGPHHDSMPAMVTPASVTVRIPTGGEAGSSSSEFSHEVIMLLIEAMSARWELYGHRERSRLFQSVQQELESHGYPLPVEKIRRKWNNLIVTYKRVKERCRGRGTDRTSWEYYEAMDTVLGKAAMGHGGHGSSASATLLGLATQNSGGLCDDLPPPSPGPSSGMYHSNLIGTASQVGPHGHPQHRATPPMSMSPAPFSPVPLVNAAGMYECEEPMAVAPQRPKVNSAPSTRRKIRGGGGGGGGRGAVAPYDRSNDGYGGGASQQQRHLLEEQRLCRQEARERRREKTANRVAESVGRMATALELICSKQDTIIALLQRMADKH, encoded by the exons ATGGACCCCAAGCCGAAACCGGAGCCGCATGCGGGCCACTGTGTGGTGGCGATGTCGGGCGCATACCACCCAGAAGGTACGGATTACCGCGAGGACCATGGTGCCAATGCAACCCCGATACTGCTGT CCATGTCAGGGGGCCCTCATCATGACTCCATGCCCGCTATGGTGACGCCGGCGTCGGTGACGGTTCGTATCCCCACTGGCGGAGAAGCAGGCTCCAGCTCCTCCGAGTTCTCAcacgag GTGATAATGCTGCTGATCGAGGCCATGTCTGCGCGGTGGGAGCTGTACGGCCATCGTGAGCGCTCCCGTCTCTTCCAGAGCGTTCAGCAGGAGCTGGAGTCGCACGGCTACCCGCTGCCCGTCGAGAAGATCCGACGCAAGTGGAACAACCTCATCGTCACCTACAAGCGCGTCAAGGAGCGATGCCGGGGCCGCGGGACCGACCGCACCTCCTGGGAGTACTATGAG GCGATGGACACTGTGCTGGGCAAGGCTGCGATGGGTCACGGTGGCCACGGTAGCTCTGCCTCCGCTACTCTTCTGGGATTGGCTACTCAGAACTCCGGCGGCCTCTGCGACGACCTGCCGCCCCCCagccctggcccctcctccggcATGTATCATAGCAACCTCATCGGCACGGCGTCGCAGGTGGGCCCCCACGGCCACCCGCAGCACAGGGCCACGCCCCCCATGTCCATGAGCCCCGCCCCTTTCTCGCCGGTGCCGCTCGTG aatgccgCTGGCATGTACGAGTGTGAGGAGCCCATGGCCGTGGCCCCCCAGCGGCCCAAGGTGAACTCCGCCCCCTCCACCCGCCGAAAgatccgaggaggaggaggaggaggaggggggaggggcgcGGTGGCCCCGTACGACCGCAGTAACGACGGCTACGGGGGCGGGGCTTCGCAGCAGCAGCGACACCTGCTGGAGGAACAGCGTCTGTGCAGGCAGGAGGCGCGCGAGAGGCGCAGGGAGAAGACGGCCAATCGCGTCGCAGAGTCCGTGGGGCGCATGGCAACCGCCCTGGAACTCATCTGCTCCAAGCAAGACACCATCATCGCACTATTGCAGAGAATGGCGGAcaaacactag